In Sinorhizobium mexicanum, one DNA window encodes the following:
- a CDS encoding LacI family DNA-binding transcriptional regulator, protein MTTIAKVAKRAGVSLTTVSHVLNHADRVSAEMRRRVEAAIAELGYVPNPQAQSLRTGRTNLVAMLIPDIRNPFYPELVRAAQSDLEATGLDLLIFNTDVPGGHSQEHSHQYLKQIRNRRIDGLIVGDFALHGMHDTLIGIDIPTVFIGDLPNAAVDSVKIDDFSGGYQMGAYLAKKGHRRVAHVTGPSFFAEAMARAAGFEQGLRDHGVEPIAELRREGTYLSPSGQEAVGWLVETHGDCLPSVIFFGNYLMAAGAIAELHDRGIRIPEDVAIAVFGDQPQLEYVRPRIARVGNTPSLLAHRATAMLLERLSGEYSGPPRSEVVPCILHAFDTA, encoded by the coding sequence ATGACGACGATTGCGAAAGTTGCAAAGCGAGCTGGCGTATCTCTCACTACGGTCTCGCACGTATTGAACCACGCGGACCGCGTGTCGGCCGAAATGCGTCGAAGAGTGGAGGCGGCCATAGCCGAGCTGGGTTACGTGCCGAACCCTCAGGCCCAGAGCCTGCGCACGGGGCGAACCAACCTGGTGGCAATGCTGATCCCGGATATCCGCAACCCTTTCTATCCGGAACTCGTGAGAGCCGCGCAATCCGATCTCGAGGCGACGGGGCTGGATCTTTTGATCTTCAACACCGACGTTCCGGGCGGTCACTCTCAGGAACACAGCCACCAATATCTGAAACAGATACGCAACCGCCGGATCGATGGATTGATCGTCGGCGATTTTGCCCTGCATGGCATGCACGACACATTGATCGGCATAGACATTCCCACCGTCTTCATCGGTGACCTGCCCAACGCTGCGGTCGACAGCGTCAAGATCGACGATTTCAGCGGCGGCTACCAGATGGGCGCTTACCTCGCCAAGAAAGGCCACAGGCGCGTCGCACATGTCACGGGCCCGTCCTTCTTTGCCGAGGCCATGGCAAGGGCGGCCGGTTTCGAGCAGGGGCTTCGCGATCACGGTGTGGAACCAATCGCCGAGCTGCGGCGCGAGGGCACTTATCTCAGCCCGTCGGGACAGGAAGCCGTGGGCTGGCTGGTGGAGACCCATGGCGACTGCCTGCCTTCAGTCATCTTCTTCGGCAATTATCTCATGGCGGCGGGCGCGATCGCCGAACTCCATGATCGCGGCATTCGCATTCCGGAAGACGTTGCGATTGCCGTTTTCGGCGACCAGCCACAGCTGGAATATGTGCGGCCGCGGATCGCGCGTGTCGGCAACACCCCTTCGCTGCTTGCCCATAGAGCAACCGCCATGCTGCTCGAGCGGTTGTCGGGCGAGTATTCTGGGCCGCCTCGCTCGGAGGTGGTCCCCTGCATCCTTCACGCCTTCGACACGGCGTGA